The following is a genomic window from uncultured Draconibacterium sp..
CCCATTTTTTTCGATGGCGAAAAATGGTGGACACCCGACACTCCCCTGCTTCCCGGAACACAACGTGCCCGCTTACTTGCCGAAAACAAAATTTCGGGTTGCCATATTACAATTAACGATCTGCCCAGGTTCAAAAAAATAGGATTAATAAACGCCCTGCAGGATATGGAAGATATGCCGGTTTTACCGCTTGAAAGGATTAAGAATTATAAAAATGAAACGCTCCCTTAAATCGATTATAAATGATAGCATTTCACTTATTAACTAACAGCAATGCAAATAACACACATAAAATTATTCATATTTGTTAAGGAATAAAATTCTTACGAATTTAAAATTCAAAAGAAACTCTGCTATTGCTCTCACAAACATTGAAAAACGCTTACAAACTGTGCAAAATACAATAATAAATATTAGATATGCCGGTAAAAAAAATGAATAAGACAACGAGAATTAAAGAAACCGTTTTACATAGTTTCATTAAAAAATACTAAATTTGGAACGGTTTTAAATTAGTAGAATAATATAGAACTTAAATAATAACCAAACAAAAGGAGAAGAGGATCCTTATGTTTTAAAGTCCCGATTATACAAACAAACCCTAATGTCTGTATAAAATTACAATCGGTATTTTGAAACACTTGTTTGAAACTATGGACATTTTTTCATAACAACTATTTTTTATTGAAAGTGTAGAAGATAAAAACAGGATCATGCATATGCATACATATAACTATGTCTCAACATGAACCCCAAATCCCTTTACAGAAAGTTACCTTAACCAAAAACAGACAATAATGCAACATCAATCAAACAGGAAATTCTCAGTAAATCTAAGTTTTGAAGAAGTACGATTGCCTCCTTTTGAAGATATATTAATACTTGGGAAGAAATGTCCCCAGGGGAAAATTGGAGTATATAAATCGTTTGAATTCTTGGTTCCTGATGAATTCCAGGTATTTGAGATTGACCATGATAATATTGAAGCTGTATTTATAAACAGGAAGGTTTTAAAAAAACTCGACAAAGACAGCATAATTAAAATTCTAGACAAAAAAGTATTCCCCTATATTTCTGCTTCAGAAATACTTAAAGTAGATTTTAAACTAAAAATTTTTTACGACTCATTTGAATGTGAACTCTAATGAACATCGAAAAATACATATCTGACACATATCCTGTAGTAACTCCTTATGAAGGTACTAATTCAGTTACTCCGAAACTATTGGAGCAATGCTACCTGGTGGTTATTGATGACCAAAAGAAATATTGTGGCATTTTAACTCCCACCGACATAATTGAGCGTCCCCATAAATTAGTTATCGACTGTATTGGAAAAAAAGAATGCCTATCGCTAAATGATACAACCTTAACTGCAATCAAAAAATTTCGCGATACCCATTGTAGTGTTTTACCTGTTATTAATGAAAAAAAACTTGTTGGCGTAGTTGACAAGAATAAAATCCTGACCAATTATGAATCCATAATTAATGACCTTTATAATAAATCATTAATTTCCCACAAAGCAAAATCATTATTCATAAAAAATCTTTCTCATGAAATTAGAACTCCCTTAAACGGAGTTCTTGGTTTTATTGACATTATTGTAGATTTAGACACTAATAACACAGAAAAGAAAGATATTTCAAAACTTATAAAGAAATCAGCTGATCGTTTTCTTTTTATAATGGATGATCTCGTTGAATTATCGCTACTTGATGCAGGAGATAATATAGCACTTGAAAAGAATAATATTA
Proteins encoded in this region:
- a CDS encoding histidine kinase dimerization/phospho-acceptor domain-containing protein, with amino-acid sequence MNIEKYISDTYPVVTPYEGTNSVTPKLLEQCYLVVIDDQKKYCGILTPTDIIERPHKLVIDCIGKKECLSLNDTTLTAIKKFRDTHCSVLPVINEKKLVGVVDKNKILTNYESIINDLYNKSLISHKAKSLFIKNLSHEIRTPLNGVLGFIDIIVDLDTNNTEKKDISKLIKKSADRFLFIMDDLVELSLLDAGDNIALEKNNIIIDDIFQELKDYFSELVQLQNKPFTITISTPDLRQKIITDRKKLKHILFHLIDNAIKFSDDNNIVYGYKIEKENWIEFFVKNRSQQVPDEIKAKMFEFFEKQETVGKEINFGLGIGLSLVKKITEALGGEAKVEFIKDEIACYFSLPIDVA